In one Candidatus Nanopelagicus limnes genomic region, the following are encoded:
- a CDS encoding NUDIX hydrolase → MSDVILAAGAIVWRKHKEKFTEVAIIHRPKYDDWTFPKGKCEIGEALIACAHREVFEETNITTEFGPFLGKVEYASQQGMKQVSYWSAKVIDEKPFTPNSEVDQIKWVAVTKVSEMLSMETDREILDSFIKLKFDTKPFVLLRHAKAVSRDEWQGDDDDRPLEDLGINQSKRLLSTYKVFNLEQIHTSDAIRCYSTVEPIANGLNLKLEVTAKLSESTYRKDKDKAFDYAKELLKSEINAMICSHNPILPKMLNKLTKKSDVDADEEKLSPADGWVIHRDGKEIIQIDRLDAPLV, encoded by the coding sequence ATGAGTGATGTGATTTTGGCAGCTGGAGCCATAGTTTGGCGAAAGCACAAAGAGAAATTCACTGAAGTCGCAATTATTCACCGTCCAAAATATGATGATTGGACATTTCCAAAAGGTAAATGTGAAATCGGTGAAGCATTAATCGCCTGCGCACACCGGGAAGTATTCGAAGAAACTAACATTACAACTGAGTTTGGGCCATTTTTAGGCAAGGTTGAGTACGCAAGTCAGCAAGGCATGAAACAAGTTTCTTACTGGTCAGCCAAGGTGATTGATGAAAAACCCTTCACGCCAAACTCTGAAGTTGATCAGATTAAATGGGTAGCAGTTACTAAAGTAAGTGAAATGCTTAGTATGGAAACAGATAGAGAGATATTAGATAGTTTCATTAAATTAAAGTTTGATACTAAGCCATTTGTATTGCTGCGCCATGCTAAAGCAGTATCCCGAGATGAATGGCAAGGTGATGACGATGATCGGCCACTTGAGGACTTAGGCATAAATCAATCAAAGCGTTTACTTTCTACCTATAAAGTTTTTAATTTAGAGCAAATCCACACCTCAGATGCGATTCGCTGCTACAGCACCGTTGAACCAATTGCTAACGGCTTAAATTTGAAGTTAGAGGTGACTGCAAAATTAAGTGAGAGCACTTATCGAAAGGATAAAGATAAAGCTTTTGATTATGCGAAAGAATTATTGAAATCTGAGATCAATGCAATGATTTGTAGTCATAATCCGATATTGCCAAAGATGCTTAACAAATTGACCAAGAAATCTGATGTTGATGCAGATGAAGAGAAATTATCTCCTGCTGATGGTTGGGTAATTCACCGAGATGGTAAAGAAATTATTCAAATAGATCGGCTTGACGCTCCGCTTGTTTAA
- a CDS encoding Ppx/GppA phosphatase family protein encodes MRLGVLDVGSNTVHLQVVDTSPGARPNPTFNYKEELRLTQYISDDNQVSQEGIDKLRSSIKRAIEQSASVQTQELLPFATSALREAENGEEIIKSINKDFRIDLQVLTGEEEARLTFLAARRWFGWSSGRLLVIDIGGGSLEMAVGVDESPEVAISLPLGAARLTNKFLKGDPYTDKSIRSLRDHIEERLEQILPNLVKHQESDRAIATSKTLRTLARLTGDWFDGNGKNITADAIRKLSAKLSEMNNSERAKLPGVSENRASQILAGAFVAESVMRNLDIAELEVCPWALREGVVLKWLDWMEA; translated from the coding sequence ATGCGCCTTGGAGTCTTAGATGTTGGCTCAAATACTGTGCACTTACAAGTAGTAGACACATCCCCTGGTGCTCGGCCAAATCCAACTTTTAACTACAAGGAGGAGTTGCGTCTAACTCAATATATTTCAGATGATAATCAGGTATCACAAGAAGGAATAGATAAGTTAAGAAGTAGTATCAAACGAGCAATTGAGCAATCAGCATCTGTGCAAACGCAAGAGTTGCTGCCCTTTGCTACATCAGCCCTTCGTGAGGCTGAAAATGGCGAAGAGATAATAAAGTCCATAAACAAAGATTTTCGAATTGATTTACAAGTTTTAACTGGCGAAGAAGAGGCGCGGCTTACATTTCTAGCTGCCCGTAGATGGTTTGGTTGGTCAAGTGGGCGGTTACTAGTTATTGATATTGGTGGTGGCTCACTTGAGATGGCAGTTGGAGTTGATGAATCACCTGAGGTTGCAATCTCACTTCCACTTGGCGCAGCACGTTTAACTAATAAATTCTTAAAGGGTGATCCTTACACAGATAAAAGCATTAGATCACTTAGAGATCATATTGAAGAAAGGCTGGAGCAGATTTTGCCCAACCTGGTTAAACATCAAGAAAGTGACCGAGCAATTGCAACAAGTAAAACACTTAGAACCTTAGCCAGATTAACCGGTGATTGGTTTGATGGTAATGGTAAAAACATTACCGCCGATGCCATTCGAAAGTTATCAGCGAAATTATCTGAAATGAATAATAGTGAGCGAGCAAAATTGCCAGGAGTTTCTGAAAATCGAGCCTCACAAATTTTGGCAGGGGCCTTTGTAGCTGAAAGTGTTATGCGAAATTTAGATATTGCTGAATTAGAAGTTTGCCCTTGGGCACTTCGTGAAGGCGTGGTTTTAAAGTGGCTAGATTGGATGGAAGCTTAA
- a CDS encoding GMC family oxidoreductase, with translation MKSADFDVVVIGSGFGGSVAALRLSEKGYKVAVLEAGRRFSDKDFPKTSWRLSRFLFMPRLGLRGIQRIHVLPDVLVLAGAGVGGGSLVYANTLYKPPASYFADKQWKHITDWDSELSPWYDQASRMLGVAENPYFSPSDKAMKQVADQMGVGHTFKLAPLGVYFGDGAGVKSKDPFFGGVGPERDGCLQCGSCMTGCRHNAKNTLPKNYLGLAEKNGVKVFPEHTVIKTQVLPDGSWRVTARKSSAWFGGKRCFSASHVVVAAGTYNTQKLLHKMKNEGQLSKISDQLGKLSRTNSEALTGSIMPKGGTDFSKGSAITSSFFPDDHTHVEPVRYGKGSNFMGLLQTVMTDGTNIKDRRKQWLRQVVTKPSLVLKILDVRQWSERTVVALIMQNVDSAISVRGKKGLFGFRLTSKNDSLTPNATYIPAANEVARRIAENNGGIAGGHIGDLVNAPFTAHFVGGCVIGDSVSNGVIDPYHRLFNYPTMHVVDGASVTANLGVNPSLTITAQAERAFSMWPNKGKADPRPAQNSPYKRIDPVMPNEPFVPKGAVGELRVS, from the coding sequence ATGAAATCCGCCGATTTTGATGTGGTGGTAATTGGTTCAGGTTTTGGTGGCTCTGTTGCAGCACTTCGCCTTAGCGAAAAAGGTTACAAAGTTGCAGTCCTGGAAGCAGGCAGGAGATTTTCAGATAAGGATTTCCCAAAAACCTCTTGGCGGTTAAGCAGATTCTTATTTATGCCCAGACTCGGCCTTCGCGGTATTCAACGAATTCATGTATTACCTGATGTTTTAGTTTTAGCAGGAGCTGGTGTTGGCGGTGGCTCATTAGTTTATGCAAACACTTTATATAAACCACCCGCCTCCTACTTTGCTGATAAACAATGGAAACACATAACTGATTGGGATAGTGAGTTATCTCCTTGGTATGACCAAGCATCTCGAATGTTAGGGGTGGCAGAAAACCCATACTTTTCACCCTCTGATAAAGCGATGAAGCAGGTCGCAGATCAAATGGGAGTTGGCCACACCTTCAAACTAGCTCCATTAGGTGTTTATTTTGGAGATGGCGCAGGAGTTAAATCTAAGGATCCATTTTTTGGCGGCGTGGGACCAGAGCGTGATGGTTGTTTGCAATGTGGCAGCTGCATGACAGGTTGCAGACACAATGCCAAAAATACCTTGCCAAAAAATTACTTAGGGTTGGCTGAAAAAAATGGCGTTAAGGTTTTTCCTGAACACACTGTGATTAAAACGCAAGTATTACCTGATGGCAGCTGGAGGGTAACAGCCCGTAAAAGCTCTGCCTGGTTTGGTGGCAAGCGCTGCTTTAGCGCATCCCATGTTGTCGTAGCTGCTGGTACCTATAACACCCAAAAGTTATTACATAAAATGAAAAATGAAGGCCAACTATCAAAGATCTCTGATCAATTAGGAAAGTTATCTAGAACCAATAGTGAGGCATTAACTGGCAGCATCATGCCTAAGGGTGGTACTGATTTTAGTAAGGGCTCTGCAATTACCTCATCTTTTTTTCCAGATGATCACACACATGTTGAGCCAGTTAGATATGGCAAAGGCAGCAATTTCATGGGATTACTACAAACAGTAATGACAGATGGCACAAATATTAAAGATCGTCGCAAGCAATGGCTGCGCCAAGTTGTAACTAAGCCATCACTGGTATTAAAGATATTAGATGTTAGACAGTGGAGTGAGCGCACGGTTGTTGCATTAATAATGCAAAATGTTGATTCTGCTATCTCGGTCAGGGGTAAGAAAGGTTTATTTGGTTTTAGATTAACCTCTAAAAATGATTCCTTAACTCCCAATGCCACATATATACCAGCTGCTAATGAGGTGGCTAGGCGGATTGCAGAAAATAATGGCGGCATTGCTGGCGGTCATATTGGTGATTTAGTAAACGCGCCATTTACCGCTCATTTTGTTGGCGGCTGTGTAATTGGAGATTCAGTAAGCAATGGCGTGATTGATCCCTACCATCGCCTCTTTAACTACCCAACAATGCATGTAGTTGATGGTGCATCAGTTACTGCCAATCTTGGCGTGAACCCTTCCTTAACAATTACCGCTCAAGCAGAACGGGCATTTTCTATGTGGCCAAATAAAGGTAAGGCAGATCCTCGCCCAGCGCAGAACTCACCATATAAAAGAATTGATCCTGTTATGCCAAATGAACCATTTGTGCCAAAGGGCGCAGTTGGAGAGTTAAGAGTTTCTTAA
- a CDS encoding alpha/beta fold hydrolase codes for MSKPVYKKFIKVGGHDLWCLKWAKNGEPVVLLHGGLSHTAKWEKNILPAVSKTHEPFAYDRTAHGYTKARKGYMHFDFQVEELVKYLKVVVKKPAHIIGWSDGGNIGLITALKYPKLVKSLVAIGANYTYDAGLSFDLNTVEASDEEVANFVKMTGQDPKLLLEIKAKAFKVWATEPKLKLSQLKKIKCPVLILAGDDEPFNSQMTWQMYEAIPNGRLAVIPGASHNLVKEKSKLMHAVIKDFYKSQDFPITRSPNRRAKQQEKILRNS; via the coding sequence ATGTCTAAGCCGGTCTATAAAAAGTTTATAAAAGTTGGTGGGCATGATCTTTGGTGTCTTAAGTGGGCAAAAAATGGTGAGCCAGTTGTATTACTTCATGGCGGGCTCAGCCACACTGCAAAGTGGGAAAAAAACATATTGCCGGCAGTTAGTAAAACTCATGAACCATTTGCTTATGATCGAACTGCGCATGGTTACACAAAGGCGCGCAAGGGTTATATGCACTTTGATTTTCAAGTTGAGGAGTTAGTTAAATACTTAAAAGTTGTTGTTAAAAAACCAGCACATATCATCGGCTGGAGTGATGGTGGCAACATTGGATTGATCACAGCTTTAAAGTATCCAAAATTAGTTAAATCATTAGTTGCAATCGGTGCCAACTACACATATGACGCCGGCTTATCTTTTGACTTAAATACGGTCGAGGCAAGTGATGAAGAGGTTGCTAATTTTGTAAAAATGACAGGCCAGGATCCAAAACTTCTCCTTGAGATTAAGGCAAAAGCATTTAAGGTTTGGGCAACTGAACCAAAGTTAAAGCTTTCCCAACTTAAGAAGATTAAATGCCCCGTTTTGATCTTGGCCGGCGATGATGAGCCATTTAACTCGCAAATGACATGGCAGATGTATGAGGCGATTCCCAATGGCAGACTGGCCGTAATACCAGGGGCATCTCATAATTTAGTTAAGGAAAAAAGTAAATTAATGCACGCAGTAATTAAAGATTTTTACAAATCACAGGATTTTCCAATTACCAGAAGCCCAAATAGACGTGCCAAGCAACAAGAAAAGATCTTAAGAAACTCTTAA